Proteins encoded within one genomic window of uncultured Draconibacterium sp.:
- the ispG gene encoding (E)-4-hydroxy-3-methylbut-2-enyl-diphosphate synthase: MKDRNFNYIKDLTRYQRQETVEVNIGGVPVGSSQPIRIQTMTDTNTTDTDATIEQIIRVVKAGADYVRVTVKGMSDAESLKVIKKELVDRGYNTPLIADIHFNPKLAEVAAQYVSKVRINPGNFYDKRAQFKNKIYTDVEYNQELAIIEKQFIPFIQMLKDTKTAMRIGANHGSLSDRVMSRYGDTPAGIAESVMEFLRICKKEDFNNVVVSIKSSNTRVMVYTVRLLNFKMRLEGMKFPIHLGVTEAGEGEDGRIKSAVGVGALLSDGIGDTVRISLTEAPLNEIPVALKLVNHFKRYQNHKPISAPMIAQTNPFEYERRDTRPVLNMGGKELPVVIADLGDRSLREMIPIRGKLVPDYFISGNKILDIEGEEYPIITLEEYLFESTRWGRMKFIRTNKAEFDRFMDMHPEIIMKLKQTRKTVLILESYNANPMAELRAFFMSLETHIWKVPVILYRRYNESRLDDLQITASADLGGLLIDGYGDGICLSNDNENITFTELKDLSFGILQASRMRVTKTEFVSCPGCGRTLFNLQETTRAVKAHFKHLDHLKIGIMGCVVNGPGEMGDVDYGFVGAGNNKVNLYKGLKPIKRHIPYENAVEELEQLIRENGDWKDQED; encoded by the coding sequence ATGAAGGATCGTAATTTCAACTATATTAAAGATTTAACCCGCTATCAACGACAAGAAACAGTAGAAGTAAATATTGGAGGAGTTCCTGTTGGTAGCAGCCAGCCTATCCGAATTCAAACAATGACCGATACCAACACCACGGATACCGATGCTACAATAGAGCAGATAATTCGTGTGGTTAAGGCCGGTGCCGATTATGTTCGGGTAACTGTTAAAGGCATGTCCGATGCGGAAAGCCTTAAGGTTATTAAAAAGGAATTGGTTGACCGGGGCTACAATACGCCTTTGATTGCGGATATTCATTTCAATCCGAAACTGGCAGAAGTTGCGGCTCAGTACGTATCGAAAGTGCGTATCAATCCGGGAAACTTTTACGACAAACGCGCGCAATTCAAAAATAAAATATACACTGACGTAGAATATAACCAGGAGCTTGCTATTATTGAAAAGCAATTTATCCCGTTTATTCAGATGCTGAAAGACACAAAAACAGCAATGCGAATTGGTGCCAATCACGGATCGCTTTCCGACAGGGTAATGAGCCGCTATGGTGATACTCCGGCCGGAATTGCCGAATCGGTAATGGAGTTTCTACGTATTTGTAAAAAGGAAGATTTTAACAACGTTGTGGTGTCGATTAAGTCGAGTAATACGCGCGTAATGGTTTACACCGTTCGTTTGCTCAACTTTAAAATGCGTCTCGAAGGTATGAAATTCCCAATTCATTTGGGAGTTACCGAAGCCGGCGAAGGCGAAGACGGACGTATAAAATCAGCCGTTGGTGTTGGTGCGCTACTGAGCGACGGAATTGGAGATACTGTGCGCATTTCCTTAACCGAAGCGCCGCTAAACGAAATTCCGGTGGCATTGAAACTGGTAAATCATTTTAAACGTTATCAGAATCACAAGCCAATTTCGGCACCAATGATTGCACAAACCAACCCGTTTGAATATGAGCGCCGCGATACCCGCCCGGTGCTGAACATGGGAGGAAAAGAACTTCCGGTGGTGATTGCCGATTTAGGTGACAGGAGTTTGCGCGAAATGATACCGATCAGGGGGAAACTGGTTCCTGATTATTTTATTTCGGGAAACAAAATCCTTGATATCGAAGGCGAAGAATATCCGATAATTACGCTTGAGGAGTATTTGTTTGAAAGTACACGTTGGGGACGAATGAAATTTATTCGCACCAACAAAGCGGAATTCGACCGTTTTATGGATATGCACCCGGAGATTATCATGAAACTGAAGCAGACCCGGAAAACGGTATTAATTCTTGAAAGCTACAACGCCAATCCAATGGCCGAGTTGAGAGCGTTCTTTATGTCGCTTGAAACCCACATCTGGAAAGTGCCGGTTATCCTTTACCGTCGTTACAATGAAAGTCGTTTGGATGATCTTCAAATAACTGCTTCGGCCGATCTTGGAGGTTTGCTGATTGACGGTTATGGTGATGGAATTTGTCTGTCGAACGATAACGAAAATATTACCTTCACCGAGCTGAAAGATTTGAGTTTTGGCATATTGCAAGCCAGCCGCATGCGTGTTACCAAAACCGAGTTTGTATCGTGCCCGGGTTGCGGACGAACACTGTTTAACCTGCAGGAAACAACCCGTGCCGTAAAAGCACATTTTAAACATCTCGACCATTTGAAAATTGGTATCATGGGTTGTGTGGTAAACGGTCCCGGCGAGATGGGCGATGTGGATTATGGTTTCGTTGGAGCCGGCAATAACAAGGTAAACCTGTATAAAGGTTTGAAGCCTATAAAACGCCACATCCCATACGAAAATGCGGTGGAAGAACTGGAGCAACTGATTCGCGAGAATGGCGACTGGAAAGATCAGGAAGATTAA
- a CDS encoding flavin reductase family protein: MARTYWKPGTIVYPLPAVMVSCGENPEEYNIITIAWTGTINSDPPMCYISVRPGRHSYDIIKRTGEYVINLTTEKLAKATDWCGCRSGRKYNKWEEMNLTPAPAKMVKAPIIEESPVNIECRVKDIVELGSHHMFISEVVSVSVDDTYMNEEQAFSFSKANPLVYSHGHYFGMGKRIGKFGWSVEKKKTKKKRKKS, encoded by the coding sequence ATGGCACGAACGTACTGGAAACCCGGAACTATTGTATATCCCTTGCCCGCAGTAATGGTAAGTTGTGGCGAAAACCCTGAAGAATACAACATTATAACCATAGCATGGACCGGCACCATTAACAGCGATCCGCCCATGTGTTACATTTCCGTTCGTCCGGGACGCCATTCGTACGATATTATTAAGCGGACCGGCGAGTATGTTATCAACCTCACCACCGAGAAGCTGGCAAAAGCAACCGATTGGTGTGGCTGCCGATCGGGTCGCAAGTACAACAAATGGGAAGAAATGAACCTGACTCCTGCACCTGCAAAAATGGTTAAAGCGCCCATTATCGAGGAGTCGCCGGTAAACATCGAGTGCCGTGTAAAAGATATCGTTGAGCTGGGTTCGCACCACATGTTTATATCGGAAGTGGTGAGTGTTTCGGTCGACGATACTTATATGAATGAAGAACAGGCTTTTAGTTTCTCAAAAGCAAATCCTTTGGTATACAGTCATGGCCACTATTTCGGAATGGGAAAACGGATTGGCAAGTTTGGCTGGTCGGTTGAGAAGAAGAAAACGAAAAAGAAACGAAAGAAATCATAA
- a CDS encoding cation transporter, translating to MFKSEYHIAKMDCPSEENMIRMRLDEIQAIRKLEFDIENRNLTVFHYEENEEILSRLESLNFGAKLSFTNEVDENEFVTEDSNVQSKLLWSVLLINFGFFIIEMTSGLISRSMGLVADSLDMLADSFVYGLSLWAVGSTVLRKKKVARLSGYFQLTLALLGIIEVVRRFIEFEDMPDYRIMIGISILALIANAICLLQLQKSKSKEAHMKASMIFTSNDVIINSGVILAGILVLVTQSKYPDLIIGSIVFLIVVRGAIRILKLGK from the coding sequence ATGTTTAAATCAGAATACCATATCGCAAAAATGGACTGTCCTTCCGAAGAAAATATGATTCGGATGAGACTGGATGAGATTCAAGCCATAAGAAAACTGGAGTTTGATATTGAAAACCGCAACCTGACTGTTTTTCACTATGAAGAAAATGAGGAAATTCTGTCGCGACTGGAATCACTGAATTTTGGCGCTAAACTTTCGTTTACCAACGAAGTTGATGAAAACGAGTTTGTAACGGAAGATTCAAATGTACAATCGAAATTACTTTGGTCGGTACTTTTAATCAACTTTGGCTTTTTCATTATTGAAATGACCTCCGGATTGATTTCCCGATCGATGGGATTGGTAGCCGACTCACTGGATATGCTTGCCGATTCGTTTGTTTACGGACTCAGCCTTTGGGCCGTCGGCTCAACGGTACTGAGAAAAAAGAAAGTGGCACGCTTGAGTGGTTACTTTCAGCTTACACTTGCTTTATTGGGTATTATTGAAGTGGTGAGGCGCTTTATTGAATTTGAAGACATGCCCGATTATCGCATAATGATCGGCATTTCTATTTTGGCGCTTATTGCCAACGCCATTTGTTTACTGCAGCTCCAAAAATCAAAAAGCAAAGAAGCCCACATGAAAGCCAGCATGATTTTCACCTCGAACGATGTGATTATTAACAGCGGTGTGATTTTAGCCGGTATTTTAGTTTTAGTAACACAATCGAAATATCCCGATTTAATTATTGGCTCAATCGTATTTCTGATTGTTGTCAGAGGTGCGATACGAATACTAAAATTGGGCAAATAA
- a CDS encoding glycosyltransferase family 2 protein, whose amino-acid sequence MSSETKPELSVVLPFFNAEETLKAAIKSILNQTRRDFELLLINNNSTDASLQIAKTLAKTDRRIHILNENKAGVANAMNCGLKNARGRFISRMDADDVAHPEKLQKQYNYLENNPSIDFVGSKVEYVPHIVENKGFRRFVDWANSFHTPEEIELKQFIEIPVINPTIFFRREIYEKYGGCHDGNFPEDYEMQLRYLSHGARMAKLPEKLLEWHDYSTRLTRTDQRYSAEAFFQTKAFYFKQWSEQHNPFHPNIWIWGAGRKTRQRSAFLQEQGLQIEGFIDIKKTKPDALFYKDLPQSGQLFIVSMVTNTGAGQKIREFLKQRNYCEGKDFILMG is encoded by the coding sequence ATGAGTAGTGAGACAAAACCTGAGCTTTCAGTTGTACTCCCTTTTTTTAATGCTGAAGAAACATTAAAAGCGGCTATAAAAAGCATTCTGAATCAAACTCGTCGGGATTTTGAATTACTGCTGATCAATAACAACTCCACTGATGCAAGTCTGCAAATTGCCAAAACACTGGCCAAAACTGATCGGCGCATTCACATATTAAACGAAAACAAAGCTGGTGTAGCCAACGCCATGAACTGCGGATTAAAAAATGCCCGTGGCCGGTTCATTTCTCGCATGGATGCCGATGATGTGGCCCACCCCGAAAAATTACAAAAACAATACAACTACCTCGAGAATAATCCATCAATCGACTTTGTTGGTAGCAAAGTTGAATACGTTCCACACATTGTCGAGAATAAAGGATTCCGGCGATTTGTTGATTGGGCGAACTCGTTTCATACGCCTGAAGAAATTGAGCTGAAACAGTTTATTGAGATTCCTGTGATTAATCCGACAATCTTTTTTCGGCGGGAGATCTACGAAAAATACGGCGGCTGCCACGACGGCAATTTCCCTGAAGACTACGAAATGCAACTGCGCTACCTAAGCCACGGAGCCAGAATGGCTAAATTGCCGGAAAAACTGCTGGAGTGGCACGACTACTCAACGCGCTTAACCCGTACCGACCAACGTTATTCCGCCGAAGCCTTTTTTCAAACCAAAGCCTTTTATTTTAAACAGTGGTCGGAGCAACACAATCCGTTTCACCCGAACATCTGGATATGGGGAGCCGGCCGCAAAACCCGACAACGGAGCGCTTTCCTTCAAGAACAAGGACTGCAAATTGAAGGTTTTATCGACATCAAAAAAACAAAACCCGATGCCTTGTTTTACAAAGACCTTCCCCAATCCGGGCAGCTTTTTATTGTGTCGATGGTAACCAATACCGGTGCCGGACAAAAAATCAGAGAATTCCTAAAACAAAGAAATTATTGCGAGGGCAAGGATTTTATTCTGATGGGTTAA
- the gldA gene encoding gliding motility-associated ABC transporter ATP-binding subunit GldA, whose translation MIVETRNITKLFGKQKALDAISFTVNKGELVGFLGPNGAGKSTTMKIITGYLPQDEGDILIDGQKVSGQNLEYKKQIGYLPEHNPLYTDLYVKEFLEITAGFYHLKNKKQRIAEMIELTGLGIEQHKKIRALSKGYRQRVGLAQALIHDPSILILDEPTTGLDPNQLEEIRALIRQISKEKTVILSSHIMQEVEAVCNRVLIINKGKIVADGDIKDVKAGSNIQNQVVVAGFKEKVSEEQLLQISGVTSVTQNELDWEIKAGNEADIRQNIFQFAVENKLTLLTLFEKQQNLENVFHQLTRNQT comes from the coding sequence ATGATTGTTGAAACAAGGAATATCACAAAATTGTTTGGGAAACAGAAAGCTTTAGATGCTATCAGTTTTACTGTAAACAAAGGCGAACTGGTTGGTTTTTTGGGTCCAAATGGTGCCGGAAAATCGACAACCATGAAGATTATTACCGGTTATCTTCCACAAGATGAAGGCGATATTTTGATCGACGGGCAAAAGGTTTCGGGGCAAAACCTCGAATATAAAAAGCAAATTGGCTATTTACCCGAGCATAATCCGCTGTACACTGACCTTTATGTGAAGGAGTTTTTGGAGATAACCGCCGGTTTTTACCACCTGAAAAATAAGAAGCAGCGCATTGCTGAAATGATAGAGCTCACCGGTTTGGGAATTGAGCAGCACAAAAAGATAAGGGCCCTCTCGAAAGGTTACCGTCAGCGCGTAGGATTGGCGCAGGCACTTATTCACGATCCGTCGATTTTGATTTTGGACGAGCCAACAACCGGCCTCGACCCGAACCAGTTAGAAGAAATCCGTGCACTCATTCGCCAGATCAGCAAAGAGAAAACCGTAATTCTGTCGTCGCACATTATGCAGGAAGTGGAAGCCGTGTGTAACCGCGTGCTGATAATTAACAAAGGAAAGATTGTTGCCGATGGCGATATAAAGGATGTAAAAGCCGGAAGCAACATCCAAAACCAAGTTGTGGTTGCCGGTTTTAAAGAAAAGGTATCAGAAGAGCAGCTTTTACAAATTTCCGGGGTAACCAGTGTTACCCAAAATGAGTTAGACTGGGAAATTAAAGCCGGAAATGAGGCCGATATCCGACAGAATATTTTTCAGTTTGCCGTTGAAAATAAACTTACACTGCTTACTCTTTTCGAAAAACAACAAAACCTGGAGAACGTTTTCCACCAACTAACCCGTAATCAGACCTGA
- the metK gene encoding methionine adenosyltransferase, producing MNYLFTSESVSEGHPDKVADQISDALLDQILAFDANSKVAIETLVTTGQVVVAGEVKSQAYVDVQEITRNVINQIGYTKAAYRFDGDSCGVLTAIHEQSDDINRGIDREEKTEQGAGDQGMMFGYACKDTENYMPLTLDLSHKILQELAVIRREEKVMTYLRPDSKSQVTVEYNDSNEPVKVHTIVVSTQHDEFDADEPMLAKIKEDVINILIPRVKTQLSEDVQALFGDDIIYHVNPTGKFVIGGPHGDTGLTGRKIIVDTYGGRGAHGGGAFSGKDPSKVDRSAAYASRHIAKNLVAAGVADEVLVQLAYAIGVAQPVGVFVNTYGRSNVNLTDGEIAEKVKAIFDLRPAAIEERLKLRNPIYQNSAAYGHMGREPRTITKTFESPYSGKVTKELELFTWEKLDFVDQIKETFGL from the coding sequence ATGAATTATTTATTTACAAGCGAATCAGTATCGGAAGGGCACCCGGACAAGGTAGCCGACCAGATTTCAGACGCACTACTCGACCAGATTTTGGCTTTTGATGCCAACTCGAAAGTGGCCATTGAAACATTGGTAACAACTGGGCAGGTTGTAGTTGCCGGCGAGGTAAAATCGCAGGCTTATGTTGATGTGCAGGAAATTACAAGAAACGTAATTAACCAGATTGGTTACACTAAAGCGGCATACCGTTTTGATGGCGATTCGTGTGGCGTATTAACTGCCATTCACGAACAGAGTGATGACATTAACCGCGGTATTGACCGTGAAGAAAAAACCGAGCAGGGTGCGGGTGACCAGGGAATGATGTTTGGCTACGCCTGTAAAGACACCGAGAATTATATGCCATTAACACTCGACCTGTCGCACAAAATTTTGCAGGAGTTGGCGGTGATTCGTCGCGAAGAAAAAGTGATGACTTATCTGCGCCCGGACTCAAAATCGCAGGTAACTGTTGAGTATAACGACTCGAACGAGCCGGTTAAAGTGCATACGATTGTGGTATCGACACAACACGACGAGTTTGATGCCGACGAGCCAATGCTGGCAAAAATTAAGGAGGATGTCATCAATATTCTCATTCCGCGCGTAAAAACACAATTGTCGGAAGATGTGCAGGCTTTGTTTGGCGACGACATTATTTACCACGTAAATCCAACGGGTAAATTTGTTATCGGTGGGCCACACGGAGATACCGGATTAACCGGACGAAAAATTATTGTTGATACATATGGCGGCCGCGGAGCCCACGGTGGTGGTGCTTTCTCGGGTAAAGATCCATCGAAAGTTGACCGGTCGGCAGCTTATGCATCGCGCCACATTGCCAAAAACCTGGTAGCAGCTGGCGTTGCCGACGAAGTTTTGGTGCAACTGGCTTATGCCATTGGTGTTGCTCAACCAGTGGGTGTTTTTGTAAATACCTACGGTCGTTCGAATGTAAATTTAACCGACGGAGAAATTGCGGAAAAAGTAAAAGCTATTTTCGATCTTCGCCCGGCAGCGATTGAAGAGCGATTGAAATTACGTAACCCAATTTACCAGAATTCGGCTGCATACGGGCACATGGGTCGCGAACCTAGAACAATTACAAAAACTTTCGAGTCACCATACAGCGGAAAAGTTACCAAAGAACTGGAACTATTTACCTGGGAAAAGCTCGATTTTGTTGACCAGATTAAAGAAACTTTCGGACTATAA